TTTTGCCGACCGCTTCTCGGATGAGGCAATGGTTGCTGCTTCTGAATCAGAATATGTGAGAAGAGATTCTGGTCCGGACCTTCACAGCTTGCGGTCTCCAGATACGCCTGTCTTTAGGCCATCTAATCAGTCAGGCCTTCAACCAGTTGAGGACCCCCAGACTCAACGGAGATATTCCACCTTGGATAGTACACCAAGCATTCCTGCAAGAGATACTACGCAGCGCCTTGATCTACCGGCCCTGACGACCCTCAATCTGGGCTCTACCACGGACCTGGAtccttcttccacttcttctcggcTAGGACACGCCCAACCTGACAGAATGGAAAATATGGTATCCGAGATGGCTACTAACATGGTCAACGCCATGGCAAGAATGATGAACAGCAGTAGCAACGATAACGGTAACAGCCAGCGCAGACACAGCCACCATATGGGCGACAAAGTAGAGACACTTGGAGGGAATGACGGATTGTCCGATCAGAAGCGGGAGATTATGCAGAAGATTTTATCTGCAGCTCTAGACCAAGTGTCCGGAAACCCAGAGCCTAGTCAGGCTGATTCGCAGACGGTGCCTGACAGTAAGTCCGACAAAAAAGGCTGGATACAATGCGAATTCTGCACGAAGCGCACGCGTCTGCGCTGTGAAATGAAGTAGGTGATCATACGTCGCTTGTATCTGAAATAAAGTCCTAATATTTCAACCTCAAGGAAACACAAGAAGCGCCATGAGCGACCGTATGGTTGCACATTCGAAAAATGCAGCAAGACCTTCGGTAGCAAAGCCGACTGGAAACGACACGAGAACTCCCAGCATTTCCCCTTGCAGAGTTGGCGCTGCACCCTTCCCGATGCTACGCAAGGGGATCGATCTTGTGCTCGCCTATTCTATAACCAAGGAGAATATACCCGTCATCTGAAGAAGCATCACCATGCAGAAGATAAAGAGGTACAAGCTGCACTCGCCAAGAACAGCATCGGTCCGCACGGACAGTCGCAATTCTGGTGTGGCTTTTGTCGCGACATCATCCCACTAAAGGGCCAGGGCCTTGCCGCGTGGAATGAGCGCTTCAATCATATAGATTCTGAGCACTTCAAAAATGGCGAGCGGATTGAGGATTGGCTCCTTCCTTCGGGGCATCTGACCAAGGGCGCAGAACGcgatgaaggaaaggaacgaaTCAGCACGcacgaagatggagatggcgaGCCTCCAGCGGACGATGTGAGCGACGATGAGACTGTCGGCAGTATCTGTAACTCTGAGGGTGAGAACCAACGGGATGAAACCCCGATGGCAGCCCCAGAACAAGTACAGAATCCTTCACTTCGCCAAGTGAACACTCATTTCCAAAACAATTTTCCTATGTTTAACTCTCTTCCCGACCAGACGAACTTACGAAAACGCAAATTCTCCGCCCCACAACCGTCTCTAGACTACTATGCTCGGGCGGATATTCCGGCAatggagaaaagatataAGACAGATGATGCGATCCAATCCCATTATGGGAACCTTGTCTACTGCGTAAGTCACTCTGGATCAATTGGTTTGTGAGACTAAAGATAGGCTAACCCGAGAACAGTGTCAGTGTACGCAGGGTTCGTTTTCTTGGTCTTATACCGCCCAATGCTTATATTGCCCTCATAGCTTCTGTGGCAGTTGTGGGAGTGAGCGCCAGCCTCGGCCTAATGGATATATAGAATCCTCTTAAAGGatgctgtacatacatattgACCCTACCAAACTAGCTCTAAATGATATGAAAGTAACGACAGTTCTTACATTGACATCCGGGGTATATACAATACAATGTTCACGCAGGATAAGATAAAAAGCCCTTATTTTTGGGCGCCCGTCAGCTCCCTAGCCTGCTTCTCTAAAGCTGCCACTTCTTCTGTGATGAACTGTTAGAAGCAATGCGGGAGGCAAAAGACCAGGGGCAACAATAGGGGAATTCCGTAAACACGTAcgatttttaatatatttcgACTCATCCATTTCAAGTTTCAGCCATGTCCAGTAAATCACTTGGTATGTGAAGATGGCTCCCAAGAAGACCTTGGCAAACGGACTTGCAAAGATTTTATAACGGGATGCCTGGGATGAGTTAGCCTTTTTCTGGGGGATGTTTATTTGGCCTCCTAAACTTGAAGAACATATGGATATATCTTTGTTATAGACACCTTGCCTTATATAGCTCCATGGCGCAATTTACGACAAGAACGAAAGCCAAAGTTAGGAAGCACTTACCCCTTCTTTGAACGAACTGGATTGGTTGGCGTTCAAGTTTCTCCCGGTGGTGCTAAACGGTCTgcgagaagaaaatgcagtGAAGAGGAAACGGGGCGGCGAGGGGCGTGTAAGTGGCAGTCGGCGAAACATATTGAGAGGGTAAAGAGGTATTATCCGATCAAATTTATGTACTGGGATTAGAGGTAATGAATTGATTTGGGTTCTCCGggatgtatgtatttatATACAAAGCCAAACTGAGTCGtggatgaaagaagaatTGATGACTCAGCAATCACATGACAGGAAAGTCGCTATATCCGCATTAGGCAAGCGGCTCTGCATTAAATCATGATGGACAGGCGGGGAGGAGCCTAAGGACGATAAGCTTCGAGGACCTGGGGAAAGGTCGAGGTTCCTGACCGAcctatttcttccttcttccatctttTGGCACCTCGGGTTTGCGCCCTGGACTACGTCGAGATCCGGTCGGAGAGCGGTCGATATTGACCGAATCTCTGCATCGAAGCTTGGAGCTCTACTGTGACTAGGTTTACAGATGATTTCTAGTGAACTCTACGTGGGTGAGAAGAGGGAGTGATGGGTGCGGCAAAGGGAGGACGATGAAAGGGTTGAGCTGTTGTGTTTTTACACGACGACGGAAAATCgacggtacggagtagtgttTGCTGCCGCCGTGGAGCAAAAATGGGCAAAATGACGCGGATGAAGGCACGTGCACCGGCGCGCTAACCCCGAAGGAGGCCTAGCTGCGGCGCGGGTCTGTGGCTCGTGCCCCGGGAATGGCAGGACTAGCCGGACGGCCAGCTGTGGCTGGAGCAGGCCAGGCAAAAGGCGTGCGCGAGTCTTTCCGCCCTTCGATCTTCTTGTCCCACGCCCGTTTATTCGATGTTTGTTACTTGTGTGGCAGCGTGGATTTTGGCCCATTTGACCGTTTCGTTTTTCGCTCGTTTCTGATTCTTGTGCGCCATCTCGTGTTTTTCAGTCACTGGATGCGATCGGCCCTCCCCTTCCCGTACCGGCCTTTGTCGTGAGATTCACTGCGATTTCTCTCTCCCGGGGCCCTGCGCTTTGCGCTTCGCCGTAGCCCCGTGGTATACATAACCATCTCTTGTCCACGGGCGGCACGTCGTCCCCCCAACGTTGATGTATCGTGTCTGCAGGGGAGCTTAGGTCTTTGTCTGACTGCATGAGAAACAATACCATTGTCTTGTGCTGAATGGCAGTATCTGTTTGGGTCTGTTTACTTTTTGTTTAACGTCACAATACGTTCTACTTTTCCGTTCACTCAGTCCCTGGTGAGTTCCATCCATATTTCtacatctccatcagcctcCCTGGGCGCGAATTTCCCGTGTCTTCAATGACCTATCACATGGCAATTTGTCTCGAATCATTCCGTTTTTGCTCACATGGCGACCATCAAAAGAGATCCAACGCTCAAGCCTTTCTGGCACGATACCATGGCTCGTATGAAGCGCTCAATCGAAGAAATCGCCAACAAGTCCGATTCGGACGATGACGACTACAGCGACCACCCCCGCTCATCTCGCCGCTCCGTCTCGCGTTCcaagtcgaggaagaagtccaagccgtcgaagaagagacCTCGTCGCCGTTCCAACGATGACATTGTGTctgacgatgatgatttcttcagtgaggatgaggaaTTGTCTTATGAAGAGTCGGAGGAAGAACCTGATATCAACGCTCAGAGGAATGCAAGAGGCCTCGTCGCGCGAAGGGCGGCCACGAACCGTCCACTTTATAACGAAGGCGATTCAAGTAGcttcgaggatgacgacgGTGAATCAGAACAAACTTCACCAAAGAAACGCAAAACTGCCGTGGTCACGTTAAAATTGGGTGATGCTTTGAAGCGACAGCCACAGCAGGACCAAGGAAACCGACGAGTCACCCGACGCACACGAGGCGCGTCGGAAGACATTTACGCGCTCACCAACTCAGGTCGCCATGTGGAAACAGTCGAACGAGGTACACATAGTCCAGAGGCTGAAGTAATTCGACCAAATCGCCGCGGATCTCGCTCATCGAAGCAGGTTCCTACggtcatggaagaagatgaagagactcAGGAGAAGCAGGAAGAGTATATTGAAGAGACCACCACGGAAGTCAAAGGCTCCCAGGTTGAGATCATGGAAAGTGCGCAGGCCAGCTTCGAAGAAGGGCCCATATCCGCTGGGGATGACCAGCAAGGAGCGGCAGAAGCCGACGAGGGCTTTGTTCCCGAGTCTGAGAACGAAGATGCTGAAcacgaagaggatgaagacgaagacgaaggcCCAGTAACCCGGAGAAGAACTCGTCCAAACAGAAGCCAGCAAATCGAGGAGCCCGAGCAgccagatgaagaggaaCCGTCAGGGCCTCGTCGCTCCAGTCGAAAGAAACCGAAGAGTTCTCAGCGAAAGCGATTGAATGATGAGGAGAGCGACTTTGAacccgaagaggaagactcgaacgatgatgatgaggtatCCCAGACCGGAAAATCCAACGCATCTCCCCGTAAAGCCAGTCAAGCAcgcgatgatgaagaggacagCGCCGCCGGACGGCGTCCTGGTCTTCGCAAGAGGGCGTCTCGATCTCGTGGGCAATCCGAAGCGGCGGCTGATATTGCAGAAGAACTCGCCGAAGAACTTGAGGATCTGAGGGGTGGCCGACCTCGTAGAAGATTACAGACGGATATTGTGTATGAAAAACCTCGGCGCAGCCGCAAGGATGTGGATTATCGAATCATACGACCGGACCTAATTCTACCGATcgaggaagccgagaacGAGGTCAATGAATCTCCCTCGCGCCGTGGTGGCCGCGGgggtggcggcggcggtagCTGGCAACGCACCCTATTCCCTACTTATGGACCTTTCGGAGGCGGTGGCCCAGCTGCGATTCTGGCTCCCCCCGGGGCACCTGCTGCGACTGGAGGCGTTGACAGTGATAgcagcgatgatgaagggTTGCATCACCCACGTGGCTCCGTTGCCGGTGTGGGATCTGCTCTTGGGCCACACGGCGCTGGTCTTCTCCCCGGCCAGACGCAAACACACGACGCTGCGCAAGGTCTCTCAGGGACTCCGGCAAACCTGGGCAAAGTCAAGGATAAGCAGGCGCTTGCGGATGCAGACCCGTTAGGTGTGGATATGAGTGTCAATTTCGATAGCGTTGGAGGCTTGCAGGGCCATATTGATcagttgaaggaaatggtgtctcttcctctgctATAcccggagatcttccagcGTTTCCACATCGTGCCGCCTAGAGGAGTTCTCTTCCATGGTCCTCCTGGAACGGGTAAAACCCTTTTAGCCAGAGCCTTGGCGAACAGTGTCAGCTCCGAAGGCCGTAAAGTCACATTCTACATGAGAAAAGGAGCTGATGCGCTAAGCAAATGGGTGGGTGAGGCTGAAAGACAGCTGCGACTACTATTCGAGGAAGCTCGTAAAACACAGCCTAGCATTATCTTTTTCGACGAAATTGATGGTAAGTGAACAACCCCTGAAGAAAGAGCCCTAACACTACTGACTTATCTACCTCTAGGTCTGGCTCCAGTGAGATCAAGCAAACAGGAACAGATCCATGCGTCTATCGTCTCTACTCTGCTAGCGTTGATGGATGGTATGGATGGCCGTGGTCAAGTCATTGTTATTGGTGCCACCAATCGACCTGATTCGATTGACCCTGCTCTACGCCGTCCGGGTCGTTTTGATCGAGAGTTCTACTTCCCCCTGCCGAATGCCGAAGGTCGGCGCGCTATTCTCGACATCCATACCAAGGGCTGGGATCCACCTCTTCCGGGCCATATCAAGGATGAGCTGGCTGAGATCACTAAGGGTTATGGAGGAGCCGACCTTCGTGCTCTTTGCACAGAAGCCGCTCTTAATGCAGTacaaagaagatatcctcAAATCTACAAATCcgacaagaagcttcttatCGATCCGAAGAACATCGATGTCACCCCGAAGGACTTTATGCTCgcgatcaagaagatggtcccATCATCAGAGAGGTCCACTTCATCCGGCGCCTCGCCGCTCCCCAAGGAAGTCGAACCGTTACTACGTCATCCTCTGGCCGACATTAGAGCCCTGCTCTCCGAAATTCTTCCACAAAGAAAACGGCTCACTGCTTTGGAAGAAGCACAATTTGAGGAGCCCGAGGGCGCTGGAAGTTTCCAACGCGAGCAGATGCAACAGGAATTCGACAGGTCGCGAGTTTTCAGGCCCAGGATGCTGCTTCGCGGACTAATGGGCATGGGCCAACAGTATCTGGCGGCTGCCATTTTGCACTACTTTGAAGGACTGCACGTGCAATCGTTCGATTTGCCTACTCTCCTTAGTGATTCGACTCGGTCCCCGGAAGCAGCTGTCATACAGCTCTTTGCAGAGGTCAAGAGACATAGGCCAAGTGTGATATACATTCCCAACATAGAAAGTTGGTCCGAAACCGTTGGGCAAGCCGttctctccaccttcttggGTTTGCTGCGGTCGATACCTCCCACTGATCCTGTCTTGCTTCTCGGAGTCCAGGAGATaacaggagaagaaatcgacaCCGGGCTGCTACGGCAGATGTTTGGGTTTTCGAAGAGAAACTTTTACGACCTGAAAGCGCCAGGAAATGAAGCACGGTACGAGTATTTCAGTAAGGTAGTCGAGTACATCAAAACCTCGCCAGCGCATTTTCCGGATCCCGAGAACCGTAAGAAGAGGGAACTCGAGACCCTGGAGATTGCgcctccacctccgccaaAGCCCACAACGCCACTCACCAAGGAGCAGCTAAAAgctcagaaaaagaaagatcacCAAACGCTGAATCTTCTAAAAATTAGGATCCAGCCTATCATGGACCAGATCAAGAAGTACAAACGGTTCAGAACCGGTGTGATCGATGAGTCTCAGATCCGGTACCTctgggaagaggatgatCCCAACATCGTCACAAGCGATCTACCGATTGAACAGCGGACCACCTTCCGGCCATTCGAGAAGGCTTATGACAAACACGGCGTCCCGGGACTCTGGGAAACCGTGTCGGGTAAATTCTTCTACAATATGGAAATCGTTACCATCGAAAAGCGCCTCTCCAATGGATAC
This window of the Aspergillus oryzae RIB40 DNA, chromosome 8 genome carries:
- a CDS encoding chromatin segregase YTA7 (AAA+-type ATPase containing the bromodomain), which encodes MEEDEETQEKQEEYIEETTTEVKGSQVEIMESAQASFEEGPISAGDDQQGAAEADEGFVPESENEDAEHEEDEDEDEGPVTRRRTRPNRSQQIEEPEQPDEEEPSGPRRSSRKKPKSSQRKRLNDEESDFEPEEEDSNDDDEVSQTGKSNASPRKASQARDDEEDSAAGRRPGLRKRASRSRGQSEAAADIAEELAEELEDLRGGRPRRRLQTDIVDDEGLHHPRGSVAGVGSALGPHGAGLLPGQTQTHDAAQGLSGTPANLGKVKDKQALADADPLGVDMSVNFDSVGGLQGHIDQLKEMVSLPLLYPEIFQRFHIVPPRGVLFHGPPGTGKTLLARALANSVSSEGRKVTFYMRKGADALSKWVGEAERQLRLLFEEARKTQPSIIFFDEIDGLAPVRSSKQEQIHASIVSTLLALMDGMDGRGQVIVIGATNRPDSIDPALRRPGRFDREFYFPLPNAEGRRAILDIHTKGWDPPLPGHIKDELAEITKGYGGADLRALCTEAALNAVQRRYPQIYKSDKKLLIDPKNIDVTPKDFMLAIKKMVPSSERSTSSGASPLPKEVEPLLRHPLADIRALLSEILPQRKRLTALEEAQFEEPEGAGSFQREQMQQEFDRSRVFRPRMLLRGLMGMGQQYLAAAILHYFEGLHVQSFDLPTLLSDSTRSPEAAVIQLFAEVKRHRPSVIYIPNIESWSETVGQAVLSTFLGLLRSIPPTDPVLLLGVQEITGEEIDTGLLRQMFGFSKRNFYDLKAPGNEARYEYFSKVVEYIKTSPAHFPDPENRKKRELETLEIAPPPPPKPTTPLTKEQLKAQKKKDHQTLNLLKIRIQPIMDQIKKYKRFRTGVIDESQIRYLWEEDDPNIVTSDLPIEQRTTFRPFEKAYDKHGVPGLWETVSGKFFYNMEIVTIEKRLSNGYYKRPSDFLADIKRLAKDARQTGDQERILRANELLSNVEVDISTIEQAEPQLVAECENVYIRELAREKAAAEKAKRVEEAEKGGFLGHTANHNVPHGNTESGPSSGPVVLGETFPDLAPKEQARPVTPTRQSTASFLTNGYHQSGGSDLNDLSARGPTSNEHLPDTQQCDSSQPSPRPRESLPGNADSQPEHHVNGSQSQPKTQPPVPLFDESTKPSSHPPVNLHSILNDEDHSPKLIVDSEYVQNLHEQLTQRTSGCSVEQLEQINTSLMDYLWRTRGEWNRSKVAAGIRDSFNEILEDMQAMQEIGPISQRTKEQLGSSFEHL